In Acidobacteriota bacterium, a single window of DNA contains:
- a CDS encoding endonuclease V — translation MKLACLDVQYRDLDATAGCVIFENWTESSPTQELTTIVSPIAAYEPGKFYRRELPCLRAVLDLVSDPLDVIIVDGFVWLEHGTPGLGGHLYAALKKAVPVVGVAKTKFLGATSVTEVFRGLSKSPLYVSAAGMELDEAAQSIQNMHGPYRIPTLLKRVDQLCRKTTG, via the coding sequence ATGAAACTGGCTTGCCTCGATGTACAATACCGTGACCTGGATGCGACTGCTGGCTGTGTCATATTTGAAAACTGGACGGAATCGTCACCAACTCAAGAATTGACGACGATTGTCAGTCCAATTGCGGCCTACGAACCAGGGAAGTTTTATCGGCGCGAACTTCCCTGCCTTCGGGCGGTTCTGGATCTGGTCAGCGATCCGCTTGATGTGATTATTGTGGATGGATTTGTCTGGCTCGAACATGGCACCCCTGGGTTGGGCGGTCACCTGTATGCGGCACTCAAGAAAGCCGTTCCCGTGGTGGGAGTTGCCAAAACCAAATTTCTGGGCGCCACGTCGGTCACTGAAGTTTTTCGTGGTCTGAGCAAGTCTCCGCTTTATGTCAGCGCCGCCGGGATGGAACTTGATGAAGCAGCTCAATCCATTCAAAACATGCACGGGCCGTATCGAATCCCAACGCTATTGAAACGGGTTGACCAGTTGTGCCGGAAAACAACGGGCTGA
- a CDS encoding SpoIIE family protein phosphatase, translated as MARTRPSTKTPRFLLVILTFCALFYTGGRTFFASETFFFHSRVGFAADYDLPTRQFKVIDVRPGSPVARVGLVKGDEVLSIGGEPVQSYAHFTKLIRRAQRTHSLEISIRKADGQILNQAIELLPPPIELFSYSFFYYFISLVISTLCTLIGLGICWLRWEDRTAQLGGLFFISIGVLFSFNLHSLPTWLLPFFVLYINVAYWFSGYWCFAFFSEFPGVSLFASHWSWLRRLYLATLLAVTPIGVVSLLTYTYSFEAAAQYGTLTYQFIDSFISVLPVIGYFGAVLSGLTQGTLDADQRRRFRVMTLGIIVGCGPTLGLMVISFLRHRVIELRDYPQWLVATCLALFTLFPLSFAYTIVKHQVLGIKQILRRGLQHAFVSYGYLLVEVVILFLLVMYPATIIARNVFLAFQYSPPDIVRHGISYFLGALGLLAMWKINPQLQAMIDRAFFRNAYQPQQVLSDLGRSMRQLTQVEEVIQCVAERIRTTLLVNRVVVFLQPHFLKFNHDTPGNPRLRAYVCQFDVSTQGRIDTELLLPGGSLVMKQLAKSGGPLEVYYNTADAWTERLIQQDRGNPFSNVVEFYQQERNLLIQINANLLVPLATKDGLLGCISLGPKLSEEPYTPEDKDLLMAMAEAAALRLENSLLIRRMAEEASLKRELEIARTMQQSLLPSIDPILPGFECAGYSVSANDVGGDYYEYFLLNPTTFAIAVGDVTGHGVSSGLLMALGKGGLLNQISINATPSAVMYAMNNLICSAGSRKNLMTFAYGVIDSRTLTLELSNAGHPPPYLYHAATGTVEALESSAYPLGVRRNCEFPVLHRTLEPGDAIVFYSDGIIEAQNATGAMFGYERLEQAILENGTCRAEELRDAILDDSRSFLEVTRTFSGNSTRLIEDDITLVVLKAKG; from the coding sequence ATGGCCAGGACACGACCAAGCACTAAAACACCTCGATTTCTGCTGGTAATTTTGACGTTTTGCGCGTTGTTTTATACCGGCGGACGGACTTTCTTTGCCTCTGAGACCTTCTTTTTCCATTCACGAGTCGGGTTTGCCGCCGACTATGATCTGCCAACTCGTCAATTTAAAGTGATTGATGTCCGACCAGGCAGCCCCGTCGCCAGGGTGGGCCTTGTGAAGGGTGATGAGGTGCTCTCAATTGGCGGGGAACCAGTCCAAAGTTACGCCCATTTTACCAAACTCATTCGCCGTGCCCAGCGAACTCACAGCCTTGAAATCTCGATCCGAAAAGCAGATGGGCAGATCCTGAATCAGGCCATTGAGTTGCTCCCGCCACCGATTGAACTCTTTTCCTATTCGTTCTTCTATTACTTCATCTCCCTGGTCATTTCAACCCTGTGTACGCTCATCGGGCTGGGGATTTGCTGGTTGCGGTGGGAGGACCGAACGGCTCAACTTGGGGGCTTATTTTTTATTTCGATTGGGGTTTTATTTAGCTTTAACTTGCACTCCCTGCCGACCTGGTTGCTGCCGTTTTTTGTGCTCTACATCAACGTGGCGTACTGGTTTTCAGGGTACTGGTGTTTTGCCTTTTTCTCTGAATTTCCTGGTGTTTCGCTGTTTGCTTCGCACTGGTCGTGGTTGCGAAGACTGTATCTGGCCACGTTGCTGGCGGTGACGCCGATTGGGGTGGTGTCGCTGTTGACCTATACCTATTCGTTTGAAGCCGCAGCCCAATATGGAACCCTGACCTACCAGTTTATTGATAGTTTTATTTCGGTTTTGCCCGTGATTGGCTATTTTGGAGCTGTTTTGTCAGGATTGACCCAGGGGACGCTCGATGCTGATCAGCGTCGCCGGTTTCGGGTGATGACGCTCGGGATTATTGTGGGATGTGGCCCGACGCTGGGTTTAATGGTCATCAGCTTTCTTCGCCATCGTGTGATTGAACTTCGCGATTACCCGCAGTGGCTGGTTGCCACCTGCCTGGCGTTGTTTACACTCTTTCCATTGTCGTTTGCCTACACGATTGTCAAACACCAGGTGCTGGGAATTAAACAGATTCTTCGGCGGGGATTGCAGCACGCCTTTGTTTCCTATGGATACCTGCTGGTCGAAGTCGTGATCCTGTTTTTGCTGGTGATGTACCCGGCCACGATTATTGCCCGCAACGTTTTTCTGGCTTTTCAATATTCTCCACCTGATATTGTCCGTCACGGCATTTCCTATTTTCTCGGTGCCCTGGGGTTGCTTGCCATGTGGAAAATCAATCCACAGTTGCAGGCCATGATTGACCGGGCATTTTTCCGCAATGCCTATCAACCGCAACAGGTGCTGAGTGATTTGGGACGCTCGATGCGCCAACTGACTCAGGTGGAAGAAGTTATCCAGTGTGTAGCGGAACGGATCCGAACCACTTTGCTGGTGAATCGAGTGGTGGTTTTTCTGCAGCCCCACTTTTTGAAGTTTAACCACGACACACCGGGAAATCCGCGGTTGCGGGCCTATGTATGTCAATTTGATGTTTCCACCCAGGGCCGGATTGATACTGAGTTGTTACTGCCGGGTGGCTCACTGGTGATGAAACAACTTGCCAAATCAGGCGGCCCGCTTGAGGTTTACTACAACACGGCTGATGCCTGGACGGAGCGATTGATTCAACAGGATCGGGGGAATCCTTTTTCCAATGTGGTTGAGTTCTATCAACAGGAACGCAATCTCCTCATTCAAATCAACGCCAACCTGCTGGTGCCACTGGCAACCAAGGATGGTTTGTTGGGCTGTATCAGTTTAGGACCGAAACTCTCTGAAGAACCCTACACCCCTGAGGATAAAGATTTGTTGATGGCCATGGCTGAAGCCGCCGCCTTACGATTGGAAAACTCATTGCTCATTCGGCGGATGGCCGAGGAAGCAAGCCTCAAACGTGAACTGGAAATTGCCCGGACAATGCAGCAAAGCCTGTTGCCGAGCATTGATCCGATTCTACCGGGGTTTGAATGTGCTGGATATTCAGTTTCAGCCAATGACGTGGGTGGTGATTACTATGAATACTTTTTGCTGAATCCAACCACATTTGCCATTGCCGTCGGAGATGTCACGGGTCACGGAGTGTCTTCCGGTTTATTGATGGCCCTGGGGAAAGGTGGGCTCCTCAATCAAATTAGCATTAACGCCACACCCAGCGCCGTGATGTATGCCATGAACAATTTAATTTGCTCGGCTGGGAGTCGGAAAAACCTGATGACGTTTGCCTATGGTGTCATTGACAGCCGAACTTTGACCCTGGAACTGTCAAACGCGGGCCATCCGCCACCTTATCTGTATCATGCTGCTACTGGTACTGTTGAAGCGCTGGAGAGTTCAGCTTACCCACTCGGAGTCCGGCGAAACTGCGAATTTCCGGTACTGCACCGAACCCTGGAACCGGGTGATGCCATCGTGTTTTATAGTGATGGCATTATTGAAGCCCAAAATGCCACTGGCGCCATGTTTGGGTATGAGCGTTTGGAGCAGGCCATCCTTGAAAATGGTACCTGCCGGGCTGAAGAACTCCGCGATGCGATCCTGGATGACTCGCGTTCTTTTTTGGAAGTCACCCGGACATTTTCAGGTAATTCCACTCGACTGATTGAAGATGACATCACGCTGGTGGTTTTAAAGGCCAAAGGCTGA